In Corylus avellana chromosome ca2, CavTom2PMs-1.0, the following proteins share a genomic window:
- the LOC132169828 gene encoding uncharacterized protein LOC132169828 — protein MGMSVVIWDHEGRVRAVKCSLKQGSFDPTAAETMAAIHALKLCMALGMLNIRMEGDAKNVVDALNSREENWSRTGHLVDEARNLLKGFNIWDIKYVNRNANFAAHHIAKMAANVGIEKEWLGEIPDCISEIIRKEQSVTLD, from the coding sequence ATGGGGATGAGTGTGGTCATATGGGATCATGAAGGGCGTGTAAGGGCTGTCAAATGTAGCCTTAAACAAGGAAGCTTTGACCCCACTGCTGCAGAGACAATGGCAGCCATTCACGCTTTGAAATTATGTATGGCGCTGGGTATGCTTAATATACGTATGGAAGGAGATGCTAAAAATGTGGTGGATGCTTTGAACTCAAGGGAAGAAAACTGGAGTAGGACGGGACATCTAGTAGATGAAGCAAGGAATCTACTCAAGGGGTTTAATATTTGGGACATTAAATATGTAAATCGTAACGCCAATTTTGCCGCTCACCATATTGCAAAAATGGCGGCGAATGTGGGTATAGAAAAGGAATGGTTGGGAGAAATCCCTGATTGTATCTCGGAGATCATCCGAAAAGAGCAATCTGTAACTCttgattga
- the LOC132172812 gene encoding protein RALF-like 19 — MEFKPCLVFLLLALAVAAESASLHDAAAWGLTKISSGSGSGLGSCNGGSVGECIGEEAELLMESHQSRHLAARHKFISYAALRANSIPCGRRGNSYYNCQKRQKANPYRRGCSRITHCARITN, encoded by the coding sequence ATGGAGTTTAAGCCTTGCCTCGTATTCCTCCTCCTTGCTCTGGCAGTGGCGGCCGAGTCGGCTTCACTCCATGATGCAGCAGCCTGGGGACTAACCAAAATCAGCTCCGGCTCAGGCTCAGGCTTAGGCTCATGCAATGGGGGCTCAGTGGGTGAATGCATTGGCGAGGAAGCCGAGTTGTTGATGGAGTCTCACCAAAGCCGACATCTTGCCGCGAGGCATAAGTTCATTAGCTATGCAGCCCTGAGAGCCAACTCGATACCATGTGGCCGCCGCGGTAATTCGTACTACAATTGCCAAAAGAGGCAGAAAGCTAACCCTTACAGGCGCGGCTGCAGCCGCATCACGCATTGCGCCAGGATCACTAATTGA
- the LOC132171034 gene encoding VQ motif-containing protein 4 produces the protein MESISPRYRETQNTSASLLPSPNSRSSNSSSSSSTTNSNGLQHTPPPTPPPLPHQHQPQPLKPITRSDSANPYPTTFVQADTSSFKQVVQMLTGSSETAKHASVGKPTGGPSSDPPSKTHIPPIKSVMPKRQQSGFKLYERRSSIKNLKINPLIPVFASNSSGFSPRKPEILSPSILDFPALALSPVTPLIHDPFDRSAYKSSNINASGNAKMDTEAEEKAIKEKGFYLHPSPATTPRESEPRLLPLFPTTSPRVSGSSSS, from the coding sequence ATGGAATCTATCTCTCCAAGATACAGAGAGACACAAAACACAAGCGCATCGCTCTTGCCATCGCCGAATAGCCGGAGCTCGAACAGTAGCAGTAGCAGCAGCACCACCAACAGCAATGGACTGCAACACACACCGCCACCAACGCCGCCGCCACTGCCACACCAACACCAACCACAACCGCTCAAACCCATAACCAGATCCGACTCCGCCAACCCGTACCCGACGACATTCGTCCAGGCAGACACCTCATCCTTCAAACAAGTCGTCCAAATGCTCACCGGATCCTCCGAGACAGCCAAGCACGCCTCAGTTGGGAAGCCAACCGGCGGGCCGTCATCCGACCCGCCGTCCAAGACCCACATCCCACCCATCAAATCGGTCATGCCCAAGAGACAGCAATCCGGGTTCAAGCTCTACGAGCGCCGGAGCTCCATCAAGAACCTCAAGATCAACCCTTTAATCCCTGTGTTCGCTTCGAACAGTTCTGGGTTCTCGCCCCGCAAGCCGGAGATCCTCTCTCCGAGCATTCTAGACTTCCCGGCGCTCGCTCTCAGCCCAGTCACGCCGCTCATACATGACCCTTTTGACCGATCCGCTTACAAATCATCCAACATCAACGCCAGTGGTAATGCTAAGATGGACACGGAGGCCGAGGAGAAAGCGATCAAAGAGAAGGGCTTTTACTTGCACCCCTCGCCGGCGACGACGCCGAGGGAATCCGAGCCCAGGCTTTTGCCTCTCTTTCCGACGACATCGCCGAGAGTTTcaggttcttcttcttcttga